The following are encoded in a window of Brevibacillus sp. DP1.3A genomic DNA:
- a CDS encoding ABC transporter ATP-binding protein, translating into MNQHLLTIDNLRVNFKTYGGEVQAVRGVSFYVDKGETVAIVGESGCGKSVTAQAIMGLIPNPPGKIVGGKVVFEGAQISHLPKKELLGIRGTQIGMVFQDPMTALNPTMKVGTQIVEGFVRSHQVSKEEARKRAIEMLSLVGIPDPEKRIDQYPHQFSGGMRQRVVIAIALACQPKLVIADEPTTALDVTIQAQILDLLRRLQEEQELSVVIITHDLGVVAEIAHRMVVMYAGMVVETGTVEDVFANPRHPYTWGLMRSLPRLDEGEKQRLIPIEGSPPDLFNPPVGCPFAARCDFAMEICEQQMPVTSEFGRGHQAACWLHDPRAPRIEELVAAGRQGV; encoded by the coding sequence ATGAATCAGCATTTGCTGACAATCGATAACTTGCGGGTGAATTTCAAGACGTATGGTGGCGAGGTTCAAGCCGTACGGGGCGTTTCCTTTTACGTGGATAAGGGGGAGACGGTTGCCATCGTAGGAGAGAGTGGATGTGGCAAGAGTGTTACGGCTCAAGCGATTATGGGATTGATCCCCAATCCACCCGGAAAAATTGTCGGGGGAAAGGTTGTATTTGAAGGAGCCCAAATCAGTCACCTGCCCAAAAAAGAGCTGCTGGGTATTCGCGGAACGCAGATCGGCATGGTTTTTCAAGACCCGATGACAGCGCTCAATCCGACGATGAAGGTAGGGACACAAATCGTAGAGGGGTTCGTTCGCAGTCACCAAGTATCAAAAGAGGAAGCGCGAAAGAGAGCGATAGAGATGCTTTCACTCGTAGGAATTCCCGATCCGGAAAAGCGAATCGATCAGTACCCGCACCAATTCAGCGGAGGGATGCGTCAGCGTGTGGTCATTGCGATTGCTCTTGCTTGCCAACCCAAGCTGGTGATTGCTGATGAGCCGACGACAGCACTGGATGTGACGATTCAGGCGCAAATTTTGGATTTGCTCAGGCGACTGCAAGAGGAACAGGAGTTATCGGTCGTGATTATTACGCATGATTTGGGGGTAGTGGCTGAGATCGCTCATCGTATGGTTGTCATGTATGCGGGGATGGTAGTTGAGACAGGCACGGTTGAGGACGTTTTTGCGAATCCTCGTCACCCGTATACATGGGGACTGATGCGCTCCCTCCCTCGTCTGGATGAGGGTGAAAAGCAACGGCTGATTCCCATCGAAGGCAGCCCTCCAGATTTGTTCAATCCGCCAGTCGGCTGTCCGTTTGCTGCCCGCTGTGATTTTGCGATGGAGATATGCGAACAGCAGATGCCCGTGACGAGCGAATTCGGGCGTGGACATCAGGCAGCTTGCTGGCTCCACGATCCACGGGCACCGCGAATAGAGGAGCTGGTGGCAGCAGGGAGGCAGGGAGTATGA